One Diceros bicornis minor isolate mBicDic1 chromosome 11, mDicBic1.mat.cur, whole genome shotgun sequence genomic region harbors:
- the RBM46 gene encoding probable RNA-binding protein 46 isoform X1 encodes MNEENIDGANGCGKVRTGTQNEAALLALMEKTGYNMVQENGQRKFGGPPPGWEGPPPPRGCEVFVGKIPRDMYEDELVPVFERAGKIYEFRLMMEFSGENRGYAFVMYTTKEEAQLAIRILNNYEIRPGKFIGVCVSLDNCRLFIGAIPKEKKKEEILDEMKKVTEGVVDVIVYPSATDKTKNRGFAFVEYESHRAAAMARRKLIPGTFQLWGHTIQVDWADPEKEVDEETMQRVKVLYVRNLMISTTEEAIKAEFNKFKPGAVERVKKLRDYAFVHFFNREDAVTAMSVMNGKCIDGASIEVTLAKPVNKENTWRQHLNGQISPNSENLIVFANKEESHPKTVGKPPTLPARLNGQHSPSPPEIERCTYPFFPGTKLTPISMYSLKSSHFNSAVMHLDYYCNKNNWAPPEYYLYSTTSQDGKVLLVYKIVIPAIANGSQSYFMPDKLCTTLEDAKELAAQFTLLHLDREHSLFSLDLCRRIWRK; translated from the exons ATGAATGAAGAAAACATAGATGGAGCAAATGGATGCGGTAAAGTCCGAACTGGTACTCAGAATGAAGCAGCATTACTTGCTTTGATGGAAAAGACTGGTTACAACATGGTtcaagaaaatgggcaaaggaaatttGGTGGTCCTCCTCCAG gtTGGGAAGGTCCACCTCCACCTAGAGGCTGTGAAGTTTTTGTAGGAAAAATACCTCGTGATATGTATGAAGATGAGTTAGTTCCTGTATTTGAAAGAGCTGGGAAGATATATGAATTTCGACTTATGATGGAGTTTAGTGGTGAAAATCGAGGCTATGCTTTTGTGATGTACACTACAAAAGAAGAAGCCCAGTTAGCCATCAGAATTCTTAATAATTATGAGATTCGACCAGGGAAGTTTATTGGTGTGTGTGTAAGCTTGGATAATTGCAGATTATTTATTGGAGCTATTcccaaggaaaagaagaaagaagaaattttggATGAAATGAAGAAAGTTACAGAAGGAGTTGTAGATGTCATTGTTTATCCAAGTGCAACTGATAAGACCAAAAATCGAGGTTTTGCATTTGTTGAATATGAATCTCACAGAGCTGCTGCTATGGCTAGGAGGAAACTAATTCCAG GAACATTCCAACTGTGGGGCCATACCATTCAGGTAGATTGGGCTGACCCAGAGAAAGAGGTTGATGAGGAAACCATGCAGAGAGTTAAAGTTCTCTATGTAAGAAATTTAATGATCTCAACTACAGAGGAAGCAATTAAAGCAGAATTCAATAAATTCAAACCTGGTGCAGTTGAACGAGTAAAGAAACTTAGAGATTATGCTTTTGTTCACTTTTTCAACCGAGAAGATGCAGTGACTGCTATGTCTGTTATGAATGGAAAATGCATTGATGGAGCAagtattgaggtaacactggcaAAACCagtaaataaagaaaacactTGGAGACAGCATCTTAACGGTCAGATTAGCCCCAATTCTGAAAACCTGATTGTGTTTGCTAACAAAGAAGAGAGCCATCCAAAAACTGTAGGCAAGCCCCCAACTCTTCCAGCTCGTCTCAATGGTCAGCATAGCCCAAGCCCCCCTGAAATTGAAAGATGCACTtatccattttttcctggaacaaAGCTTACTCCAATTAGTATGTATTCTTTAAAATCCAGTCATTTCAATTCTGCAGTAATGCATTTGGATTATTACTGCAACAAAAATAATTGGGCACCACcagaatattatttatattcaaCAACAAGTCAAGATGGGAAAGTACTCTTGGTGTATAAAATCGTTATTCCTGCTATTGCAAATGGATCCCAGAGTTACTTCATGCCAGACAAACTCTGTACTACATTAGAAGATGCAAAGGAACTGGCAGCCCAGTTTACATTACTTCATTTGG